In the Pseudorasbora parva isolate DD20220531a chromosome 23, ASM2467924v1, whole genome shotgun sequence genome, one interval contains:
- the zfyve16 gene encoding zinc finger FYVE domain-containing protein 16 isoform X2 — MDSYFKAAVCDLDKLLDDFELNAEELDNKPATFASPPCPDSTLVPGHHLDIQSFIPEVSQTLPDVNALHYGLTSQSITLNQKDSYSNERPLTGVDLLSSVDSRGFKSSAPPCPDRSLKPVCDLVNDTGSANLQQTSSQEDLKELDVPEQQTNEELLVDFESPVVSCPEYFSKSNHSELPKHESENNSNSFSLLDVILPAFSDPHGSTSITTLECKQTESSCPEESSFSDQNISQCNLMNEEDVSDSNPQAPGEDISVTKDEHAVSLQPDSKDAQLSEDPGVKNAEDIAGSPSSEKESSLSCLPMAVSMCGSLVASLDPQKVAVIETKDEAELEINSAIQEAEELILPLEEPVAPFSSSRPDSSPEDEPELVQIMSNPERASAVSGHYPERNFKRTFSPTDKLTGRDLCESNPSPPYSESPNYSFEFGISNDYLPESDQSAMMVTDEELDAFLMGQGVKINSDADAEKFTDDGFSEFNGNADGFLDEELQSCKVDTFASPESDGSLQYLEESEGSNVSSSSQDSSPLRTDSMQTISHENITSPVEIQSVCSRNQESNYGGARPKQLSSQTVRPPLERHRSSHPETDVAGPSAENGSQVSPNQDENDCEPPSYQQYDASYGHEELSEPPPYPGEMLEDRESSVDPAGHEAEGLGSKQPPWVPDSEAPNCMNCEQKFTFTKRRHHCRACGKVYCAGCCNRKCRLKYLDKEARVCVICHVTIQRAQAHERMMSPTGPSPNPNIPSEYCSTIPPMQQARAAGTLNSPPPTVMVPVSVLKHPGFPREQKHVWFADGILPNGEVADTTKLSVQTRKSSQESSPVTPDPPGPDGKMPGESDESAGASSESAVEVSRPPIRGPWDYGLLCGVGSCVQRTVSLVPEDDDGLPPLLITTGEEEDGDLLVEERPAACQILLLLEEGGPQPLTFVLNGNLLVNVKIDTYCEKRCWCLSSNGLQGVGQKELVFIIECLPEENSLPRDVFNLYVSIYQDAQKGKFIEHLGNVTFTDSFLGSKDHGGVLFFTPTFQPLDGLALPQVSFLCGLLIQKLEVPWAKVFPLRLLLALGAQYNVYPCPLVSVRFRESVFKETGHTIMNLLTDLRNYQYSLPVVESLRVHMELGNSYIEIPKSRFNEMLKVVNSSNEHVISFGACFSTEADSHLVCMQNEDGSYRTQANSIPGKTRRVTGASFVVFNGALKASSGFIAKSSIVEDGLMVQIPPETMEGLRQALRDQSDFQIPCGKAESEETRENVNVRWVDWIAPVNAGVTSPVDCKSLEGVSSIKIQQDSEFEMDGRAIRCTEVFYLLKSSDVSLSAILTSSAQFQREIATASCAALCPHLSVLMANGFNSIALRVSTDSDMVEYQAGSGGHLLPQKYMNDLDGALIPVIHGGSSCVPHQAMDMEFFFYISLSI; from the exons ATGGACAGTTATTTTAAGGCTGCTGTGTGTGACCTGGACAAGCTTTTGGATGACTTTGAACTCAATGCAG AGGAGCTTGATAACAAGCCCGCCACATTTGCTAGCCCTCCTTGTCCCGACTCTACGCTTGTCCCAGGTCACCATTTGGACATTCAGAGCTTCATACCAGAGGTGTCACAAACACTCCCAGATGTCAACGCCCTGCACTATGGACTTACATCACAAAGTATTACCCTAAACCAAAAAGATTCGTATTCAAATGAACGGCCACTCACAGGTGTGGACCTCCTGTCCTCTGTCGATAGCAGAGGTTTCAAAAGTTCGGCTCCTCCTTGTCCAGACCGGTCGCTGAAGCCTGTGTGTGACTTGGTGAACGATACGGGTTCTGCAAACCTCCAGCAAACCAGTAGTCAGGAGGACTTAAAAGAACTGGACGTTCCTGAGCAGCAAACCAATGAGGAGCTGCTGGTGGACTTCGAGAGTCCTGTAGTATCGTGTCCAGAATATTTTTCTAAATCCAACCATAGTGAATTACCAAAACATGAATCTGAGAATAACTCTAACTCCTTCAGTCTGCTGGATGTCATATTACCGGCCTTTAGTGACCCTCATGGATCAACTAGCATCACAACTTTGGAGTGCAAACAGACTGAAAGTTCTTGTCCTGAAGAATCAAGCTTCAGTGATCAGAACATTTCTCAATGCAATCTAATGAATGAGGAAGATGTTAGCGATTCAAATCCTCAAGCTCCAGGTGAAGATATTTCAGTAACAAAAGATGAGCATGCTGTATCGCTCCAACCTGATTCAAAAGATGCACAGCTGTCTGAAGATCCTGGTGTCAAAAATGCAGAGGATATAGCTGGAAGTCCCTCCTCGGAGAAGGAATCTTCTCTGTCATGTTTGCCGATGGCTGTATCTATGTGTGGATCCCTCGTGGCATCTTTAGACCCTCAAAAGGTAGCAGTGATAGAAACCAAAGATGAGGCTGAACTGGAAATAAATTCAGCAATTCAAGAGGCTGAAGAGTTAATTCTTCCGTTAGAAGAGCCTGTAGCTCCATTCTCCTCTAGTAGGCCTGATTCCTCACCTGAAGATGAACCTGAACTAGTCCAGATTATGTCGAACCCAGAAAGGGCGTCTGCTGTCTCGGGACATTACCCTGAAAGAAACTTTAAGCGCACCTTTTCACCTACAGATAAATTAACCGGGAGAGATTTGTGTGAAAGCAACCCATCTCCGCCCTATTCAGAGAGCCCAAATTATTCCTTTGAGTTCGGCATCTCCAACGATTACCTTCCCGAAAGCGACCAGAGCGCGATGATGGTCACCGACGAGGAGCTAGATGCCTTTCTAATGGGTCAGGGTGTGAAAATCAACTCTGATGCAGATGCAGAAAAATTCACAGATGATGGTTTTTCTGAATTTAACGGAAATGCAGATGGATTTTTAGATGAGGAATTGCAGAGCTGTAAAGTAGACACATTTGCCTCTCCTGAGAGCGATGGCTCACTTCAATATCTGGAGGAGAGCGAGGGTTCAAACGTTTCTTCTTCCTCTCAGGACAGCAGCCCGCTGAGAACAGACTCCATGCAAACAATTAGTCACGAAAACATAACCAGTCCTGTTGAGATTCAGTCAGTTTGCTCCCGCAACCAAGAGTCAAATTACGGAGGGGCAAGACCAAAGCAGTTGTCCAGCCAAACTGTACGCCCTCCTTTAGAAAGACACAGAAGCAGCCATCCTGAGACCGATGTGGCGGGTCCTTCTGCGGAGAATGGCTCGCAAGTTTCGCCCAACCAAGATGAAAATGACTGCGAACCTCCCTCTTATCAGCAATATGATGCCAGTTACGGCCACGAGGAGCTCTCAGAGCCGCCACCATACCCAGGCGAGATGCTGGAGGACAGGGAATCATCTGTCGATCCGGCAGGTCACGAGGCCGAGGGTTTGGGATCAAAGCAACCACCTTGGGTCCCCGACTCTGAGGCCCCTAACTGCATGAATTGTGAACAAAAATTTACTTTTACTAAGAGGAGACACCATTGCAGAGCATGTGGAAAG GTgtactgtgcaggctgctgcaACCGTAAATGCAGACTGAAATATCTGGACAAAGAAGCCAGAGTTTGTGTCATCTGCCATGTTACCATACAGAGAG CTCAAGCCCATGAGAGAATGATGAGCCCCACTGGGCCCAGTCCCAATCCCAACATCCCATCAGAGTACTGCTCCACCATACCACCCATGCAGCAGGCCCGTGCTGCCGGCACCCTCAACTCTCCCCCACCCACCGTCATGGTCCCCGTGTCTGTCCTCAAACACCCCG GTTTTCCACGTGAGCAGAAGCACGTGTGGTTTGCTGATGGTATCCTGCCAAATGGTGAGGTAGCCGACACCACCAAACTCTCCGTACAGACCCGAAAATCCTCTCAGGAGTCGAGCCCAGTAACGCCAGACCCACCGGGG CCTGACGGTAAAATGCCTGGCGAGTCTGATGAGAGTGCCGGAGCTAGTTCTGAAAGTGCTGTTGAGGTGAGCCGCCCGCCCATCAGAGGCCCGTGGGACTACGGCTTGCTTTGTGGGGTGGGCAGCTGTGTGCAGAGAACGGTCAGTCTAGTGCCAGAGGATGACGATGGTCTGCCTCCACTGCTTATTACCACAGGAGAAGAGGAAGATGGGG ATTTATTAGTTGAGGAACGTCCTGCTGCTTGCCAAATATTGCTGCTGTTAGAGGAGGGAGGCCCACAACCTCTTACCTTCGTGCTCAATGGCAATTTACTGGTGAACGTCAAGATCGACACAT ATTGTGAGAAGAGGTGCTGGTGTCTGAGCTCTAATGGTCTTCAGGGAGTTGGACAGAAGGAGCTGGTGTTTATAATTGAGTGTCTCCCAGAGGAAAACAGCCTGCCTAGAGATGTGTTCAACCTGTATGTTAGTATATACCAGGATGCACAGAAAG GGAAGTTCATTGAACACCTTGGCAATGTGACGTTCACTGACAGTTTCCTAGGCAGTAAAGACCACGGCGGCGTCCTGTTCTTCACCCCAACCTTTCAGCCTCTGGATGGTCTTGCTTTGCCGCAGGTCTCGTTCCTCTGTGGTCTTTTGATTCAGAAGCTGGAGGTGCCCTGGGCTAAAGTGTTTCCCCTCCGACTACTACTCGCTTTAGGGGCGCAATACAACG tgtatcccTGCCCGTTGGTGAGTGTGCGTTTCCGTGAATCAGTGTTTAAAGAGACAGGACACACCATCATGAATCTGCTCACA GATCTGAGGAACTACCAATACAGTTTACCTGTGGTGGAAAGTCTACGAGTACACATGGAGCTGGGAAACAGCTACATCGAGATTCCCAAGTCCAGGTTTAATGAG ATGCTGAAGGTGGTGAACTCCTCCAATGAGCATGTGATCAGTTTCGGTGCCTGTTTCAGCACAGAGGCCGATTCTCACTTGGTTTGCATGCAGAACGAGGATGGAAGCTACCGGACTCAAGCCAATAGCATACCAGGAAAAACCAGGAGAG TGACTGGAGCTAGTTTTGTGGTTTTTAATGGTGCTCTGAAAGCCTCATCAGGATTCATTGCCAAATCAAGCATTGTGGAGG ATGGGCTAATGGTGCAAATCCCTCCTGAGACAATGGAGGGATTGCGACAGGCCCTAAGGGACCAGAGCGACTTCCAGATACCCTGTGGAAAAGCAGAATCAGAAGAGACGCGTGAAAATGTGAATGTACGCTGGGTCGACTGGATCGCACCTGTCAACGCTGG AGTCACAAGTCCAGTGGATTGTAAGTCTCTTGAGGGGGTGTCCAGCATTAAGATCCAGCAGGACTCTGAGTTTGAGATGGATGGCCGAGCTATCAGGTGTACTGAG GTTTTCTATCTGCTGAAGTCTTCAGATGTTTCCCTATCTGCCATCCTCACATCATCAGCTCAGTTTCAGAGAGAGATTGCCACCGCCAGCTGCGCTGCCCTCTGCCCGCACCTCTCTGTGCTCATGGCCAATGGATTCAACTCTATCGCACTCCGAGTCTCCACTGACTCGGACATG GTGGAGTACCAGGCTGGCTCTGGGGGCCACCTCCTGCCTCAGAAGTATATGAACGATCTGGACGGGGCTCTAATTCCCGTTATCCACGGAGGAAGCTCCTGTGTCCCCCATCAGGCCATGGACATGGAGTTTTTCTTC
- the zfyve16 gene encoding zinc finger FYVE domain-containing protein 16 isoform X1 codes for MDSYFKAAVCDLDKLLDDFELNAEELDNKPATFASPPCPDSTLVPGHHLDIQSFIPEVSQTLPDVNALHYGLTSQSITLNQKDSYSNERPLTGVDLLSSVDSRGFKSSAPPCPDRSLKPVCDLVNDTGSANLQQTSSQEDLKELDVPEQQTNEELLVDFESPVVSCPEYFSKSNHSELPKHESENNSNSFSLLDVILPAFSDPHGSTSITTLECKQTESSCPEESSFSDQNISQCNLMNEEDVSDSNPQAPGEDISVTKDEHAVSLQPDSKDAQLSEDPGVKNAEDIAGSPSSEKESSLSCLPMAVSMCGSLVASLDPQKVAVIETKDEAELEINSAIQEAEELILPLEEPVAPFSSSRPDSSPEDEPELVQIMSNPERASAVSGHYPERNFKRTFSPTDKLTGRDLCESNPSPPYSESPNYSFEFGISNDYLPESDQSAMMVTDEELDAFLMGQGVKINSDADAEKFTDDGFSEFNGNADGFLDEELQSCKVDTFASPESDGSLQYLEESEGSNVSSSSQDSSPLRTDSMQTISHENITSPVEIQSVCSRNQESNYGGARPKQLSSQTVRPPLERHRSSHPETDVAGPSAENGSQVSPNQDENDCEPPSYQQYDASYGHEELSEPPPYPGEMLEDRESSVDPAGHEAEGLGSKQPPWVPDSEAPNCMNCEQKFTFTKRRHHCRACGKVYCAGCCNRKCRLKYLDKEARVCVICHVTIQRAQAHERMMSPTGPSPNPNIPSEYCSTIPPMQQARAAGTLNSPPPTVMVPVSVLKHPGNDGFPREQKHVWFADGILPNGEVADTTKLSVQTRKSSQESSPVTPDPPGPDGKMPGESDESAGASSESAVEVSRPPIRGPWDYGLLCGVGSCVQRTVSLVPEDDDGLPPLLITTGEEEDGDLLVEERPAACQILLLLEEGGPQPLTFVLNGNLLVNVKIDTYCEKRCWCLSSNGLQGVGQKELVFIIECLPEENSLPRDVFNLYVSIYQDAQKGKFIEHLGNVTFTDSFLGSKDHGGVLFFTPTFQPLDGLALPQVSFLCGLLIQKLEVPWAKVFPLRLLLALGAQYNVYPCPLVSVRFRESVFKETGHTIMNLLTDLRNYQYSLPVVESLRVHMELGNSYIEIPKSRFNEMLKVVNSSNEHVISFGACFSTEADSHLVCMQNEDGSYRTQANSIPGKTRRVTGASFVVFNGALKASSGFIAKSSIVEDGLMVQIPPETMEGLRQALRDQSDFQIPCGKAESEETRENVNVRWVDWIAPVNAGVTSPVDCKSLEGVSSIKIQQDSEFEMDGRAIRCTEVFYLLKSSDVSLSAILTSSAQFQREIATASCAALCPHLSVLMANGFNSIALRVSTDSDMVEYQAGSGGHLLPQKYMNDLDGALIPVIHGGSSCVPHQAMDMEFFFYISLSI; via the exons ATGGACAGTTATTTTAAGGCTGCTGTGTGTGACCTGGACAAGCTTTTGGATGACTTTGAACTCAATGCAG AGGAGCTTGATAACAAGCCCGCCACATTTGCTAGCCCTCCTTGTCCCGACTCTACGCTTGTCCCAGGTCACCATTTGGACATTCAGAGCTTCATACCAGAGGTGTCACAAACACTCCCAGATGTCAACGCCCTGCACTATGGACTTACATCACAAAGTATTACCCTAAACCAAAAAGATTCGTATTCAAATGAACGGCCACTCACAGGTGTGGACCTCCTGTCCTCTGTCGATAGCAGAGGTTTCAAAAGTTCGGCTCCTCCTTGTCCAGACCGGTCGCTGAAGCCTGTGTGTGACTTGGTGAACGATACGGGTTCTGCAAACCTCCAGCAAACCAGTAGTCAGGAGGACTTAAAAGAACTGGACGTTCCTGAGCAGCAAACCAATGAGGAGCTGCTGGTGGACTTCGAGAGTCCTGTAGTATCGTGTCCAGAATATTTTTCTAAATCCAACCATAGTGAATTACCAAAACATGAATCTGAGAATAACTCTAACTCCTTCAGTCTGCTGGATGTCATATTACCGGCCTTTAGTGACCCTCATGGATCAACTAGCATCACAACTTTGGAGTGCAAACAGACTGAAAGTTCTTGTCCTGAAGAATCAAGCTTCAGTGATCAGAACATTTCTCAATGCAATCTAATGAATGAGGAAGATGTTAGCGATTCAAATCCTCAAGCTCCAGGTGAAGATATTTCAGTAACAAAAGATGAGCATGCTGTATCGCTCCAACCTGATTCAAAAGATGCACAGCTGTCTGAAGATCCTGGTGTCAAAAATGCAGAGGATATAGCTGGAAGTCCCTCCTCGGAGAAGGAATCTTCTCTGTCATGTTTGCCGATGGCTGTATCTATGTGTGGATCCCTCGTGGCATCTTTAGACCCTCAAAAGGTAGCAGTGATAGAAACCAAAGATGAGGCTGAACTGGAAATAAATTCAGCAATTCAAGAGGCTGAAGAGTTAATTCTTCCGTTAGAAGAGCCTGTAGCTCCATTCTCCTCTAGTAGGCCTGATTCCTCACCTGAAGATGAACCTGAACTAGTCCAGATTATGTCGAACCCAGAAAGGGCGTCTGCTGTCTCGGGACATTACCCTGAAAGAAACTTTAAGCGCACCTTTTCACCTACAGATAAATTAACCGGGAGAGATTTGTGTGAAAGCAACCCATCTCCGCCCTATTCAGAGAGCCCAAATTATTCCTTTGAGTTCGGCATCTCCAACGATTACCTTCCCGAAAGCGACCAGAGCGCGATGATGGTCACCGACGAGGAGCTAGATGCCTTTCTAATGGGTCAGGGTGTGAAAATCAACTCTGATGCAGATGCAGAAAAATTCACAGATGATGGTTTTTCTGAATTTAACGGAAATGCAGATGGATTTTTAGATGAGGAATTGCAGAGCTGTAAAGTAGACACATTTGCCTCTCCTGAGAGCGATGGCTCACTTCAATATCTGGAGGAGAGCGAGGGTTCAAACGTTTCTTCTTCCTCTCAGGACAGCAGCCCGCTGAGAACAGACTCCATGCAAACAATTAGTCACGAAAACATAACCAGTCCTGTTGAGATTCAGTCAGTTTGCTCCCGCAACCAAGAGTCAAATTACGGAGGGGCAAGACCAAAGCAGTTGTCCAGCCAAACTGTACGCCCTCCTTTAGAAAGACACAGAAGCAGCCATCCTGAGACCGATGTGGCGGGTCCTTCTGCGGAGAATGGCTCGCAAGTTTCGCCCAACCAAGATGAAAATGACTGCGAACCTCCCTCTTATCAGCAATATGATGCCAGTTACGGCCACGAGGAGCTCTCAGAGCCGCCACCATACCCAGGCGAGATGCTGGAGGACAGGGAATCATCTGTCGATCCGGCAGGTCACGAGGCCGAGGGTTTGGGATCAAAGCAACCACCTTGGGTCCCCGACTCTGAGGCCCCTAACTGCATGAATTGTGAACAAAAATTTACTTTTACTAAGAGGAGACACCATTGCAGAGCATGTGGAAAG GTgtactgtgcaggctgctgcaACCGTAAATGCAGACTGAAATATCTGGACAAAGAAGCCAGAGTTTGTGTCATCTGCCATGTTACCATACAGAGAG CTCAAGCCCATGAGAGAATGATGAGCCCCACTGGGCCCAGTCCCAATCCCAACATCCCATCAGAGTACTGCTCCACCATACCACCCATGCAGCAGGCCCGTGCTGCCGGCACCCTCAACTCTCCCCCACCCACCGTCATGGTCCCCGTGTCTGTCCTCAAACACCCCGGTAATGACG GTTTTCCACGTGAGCAGAAGCACGTGTGGTTTGCTGATGGTATCCTGCCAAATGGTGAGGTAGCCGACACCACCAAACTCTCCGTACAGACCCGAAAATCCTCTCAGGAGTCGAGCCCAGTAACGCCAGACCCACCGGGG CCTGACGGTAAAATGCCTGGCGAGTCTGATGAGAGTGCCGGAGCTAGTTCTGAAAGTGCTGTTGAGGTGAGCCGCCCGCCCATCAGAGGCCCGTGGGACTACGGCTTGCTTTGTGGGGTGGGCAGCTGTGTGCAGAGAACGGTCAGTCTAGTGCCAGAGGATGACGATGGTCTGCCTCCACTGCTTATTACCACAGGAGAAGAGGAAGATGGGG ATTTATTAGTTGAGGAACGTCCTGCTGCTTGCCAAATATTGCTGCTGTTAGAGGAGGGAGGCCCACAACCTCTTACCTTCGTGCTCAATGGCAATTTACTGGTGAACGTCAAGATCGACACAT ATTGTGAGAAGAGGTGCTGGTGTCTGAGCTCTAATGGTCTTCAGGGAGTTGGACAGAAGGAGCTGGTGTTTATAATTGAGTGTCTCCCAGAGGAAAACAGCCTGCCTAGAGATGTGTTCAACCTGTATGTTAGTATATACCAGGATGCACAGAAAG GGAAGTTCATTGAACACCTTGGCAATGTGACGTTCACTGACAGTTTCCTAGGCAGTAAAGACCACGGCGGCGTCCTGTTCTTCACCCCAACCTTTCAGCCTCTGGATGGTCTTGCTTTGCCGCAGGTCTCGTTCCTCTGTGGTCTTTTGATTCAGAAGCTGGAGGTGCCCTGGGCTAAAGTGTTTCCCCTCCGACTACTACTCGCTTTAGGGGCGCAATACAACG tgtatcccTGCCCGTTGGTGAGTGTGCGTTTCCGTGAATCAGTGTTTAAAGAGACAGGACACACCATCATGAATCTGCTCACA GATCTGAGGAACTACCAATACAGTTTACCTGTGGTGGAAAGTCTACGAGTACACATGGAGCTGGGAAACAGCTACATCGAGATTCCCAAGTCCAGGTTTAATGAG ATGCTGAAGGTGGTGAACTCCTCCAATGAGCATGTGATCAGTTTCGGTGCCTGTTTCAGCACAGAGGCCGATTCTCACTTGGTTTGCATGCAGAACGAGGATGGAAGCTACCGGACTCAAGCCAATAGCATACCAGGAAAAACCAGGAGAG TGACTGGAGCTAGTTTTGTGGTTTTTAATGGTGCTCTGAAAGCCTCATCAGGATTCATTGCCAAATCAAGCATTGTGGAGG ATGGGCTAATGGTGCAAATCCCTCCTGAGACAATGGAGGGATTGCGACAGGCCCTAAGGGACCAGAGCGACTTCCAGATACCCTGTGGAAAAGCAGAATCAGAAGAGACGCGTGAAAATGTGAATGTACGCTGGGTCGACTGGATCGCACCTGTCAACGCTGG AGTCACAAGTCCAGTGGATTGTAAGTCTCTTGAGGGGGTGTCCAGCATTAAGATCCAGCAGGACTCTGAGTTTGAGATGGATGGCCGAGCTATCAGGTGTACTGAG GTTTTCTATCTGCTGAAGTCTTCAGATGTTTCCCTATCTGCCATCCTCACATCATCAGCTCAGTTTCAGAGAGAGATTGCCACCGCCAGCTGCGCTGCCCTCTGCCCGCACCTCTCTGTGCTCATGGCCAATGGATTCAACTCTATCGCACTCCGAGTCTCCACTGACTCGGACATG GTGGAGTACCAGGCTGGCTCTGGGGGCCACCTCCTGCCTCAGAAGTATATGAACGATCTGGACGGGGCTCTAATTCCCGTTATCCACGGAGGAAGCTCCTGTGTCCCCCATCAGGCCATGGACATGGAGTTTTTCTTC